The genomic stretch AGCATCGCCTGACCAGCTTCGCCGACGACAAAGGAATCAGCTACATCGACGCCGCTCTTCGGGCTGACGAAGTTCCGAAAATGCCGAAGCGAGCCGCCGCTTCGCTGAAGGCTTTCGCGCGGATGATGCAGGGCTTCTCCGTCGCTGACTCCGGGTCCGTCGCGCAGCTCATTGAAGACATCGTCGACAAGACCGGTTACACGCGGCCCTGGTCATCGAGCCAGAACGAACAGGATCTGCAGCGACTCGCCAACGTCGAGGAACTCATAGCCGCAGCTCGGAATCACGACACCATCTTCGATGCCGACACCACGCTCGAAGGGTTCCTGGAAACGACGAGCCTGGTTTCTGATCTCGATGCTCTTGAGGAAGTCGCCGACACCGGCAAGGTCACGTTGATGACCCTGCATGCGGCCAAGGGACTCGAGTTCCCGGTCGTGTATATCGTCGGCGTCGAGCAGAACATGCTGCCTCACGAGCGGGCTCTGCGGGAAGGCAATCCGCGGGAGTACGAAGAAGAACGTCGGCTGCTGTTCGTCGGGATGACCCGGGCGATGGAGCGGCTGTTCCTCACGGCTTCGAGTTATCGCGACCTGCACGGCCGCTCGATGCCGACGATCCCGAGCGACTTTCTGTCGGAGATTGATCTGGTCCAGACCGACGGCACCACGCTGATCGAAGAGTTACCCGACACCGCCTACAAGCCGTCTTCGCTGATCAACGACATCTCGGAATCGGACATCGCCACGATCCGCGAGATGTTGAATCGCAACACCGAAGGTCCCCGCCTCACGACCGGAGCTTCGCTCCTTGCCGGGAACAAGGACGCCGCCTCGCTGCCGTTCAATTTCCCGATTGGTTCCTCGGTTCGGCACCCTCGTTACGGCCTCGGCACGGTCACCACTGCGGGCGGATTCGGAGCCCGACGGACCGTGACGGTGGAATTTGAGGAGCAGGATCGGGTAGAAACATTCGTGGTTAATAAGTGTCCGCTGCAGCCGGTGGGCAATCGCTGATCGCCCGCGATGCCTCCCTCAGCATATTCATGCTTCTCGTGCAGTCGCATGTGCGCCGTGAACCTGCCAGGTCTCGGCCTGCTCCTGCAACGCGTGCGGAGAACCATTGAACGTGCCCCGCCATCCCGGCTCGCACCCAGCCCCTCAGAGGAAGACATCATGCAGGTGAAGATTCACGAAACGGTCCAGGAAATGGGACAGGCCGCCGCCCAGGCCGGTGCCGCCAAAATCCGAGAAGCGATCGCCGAACGTGGCGAAGCTCGAATCATCGTCGCGACCGGAGCGTCCCAGTTCACCGTTCTCGAAGCTCTTGTCCAGGAGCCGGATATCGACTGGTCCAAGGTCACCGGGTTCCACTTGGATGAATACCTCGGCCTGCCGATGTCGCACCCGGCTTCGTTCCGGGGTTATCTCAAGGAACGATTCGTCGACAAGGTTCCCTTGAAGGCCTTCCACTATCTCGACGGCGAAGGGGACGCCCCGGCCGAATGTGAGCGGGTCGGCAAGCTGCTGCAGGAAGCTCCGATCGACGTCACCTTCTGCGGAATTGGCGAGAACGGCCACCTGGCGTTCAACGATCCGCCAGCCGACTTCGATACGCAAACGCCCTATCTGATCGTGAACCTGGACGATGCCTGCCGGAAGCAGCAGCTCGGAGAAGGCTGGTTCCCGACCTTCGACGACGTCCCGTCCCAGGCGATCAGCATGTCGATCCAGCAGATCCTCAAGTCGAAGACGATCATCTGCAGCGTGCCCGATGAACGAAAATCGGTCGCCGTGCAGGGTTCGGTGGAAGGGCCGGTAACCCCGGATGTCCCCGCTTCGATCCTGCAGACTCATGGCGACACGACGCTGTATCTGGATACCGAAGCCGCCCGGAAGCTGCAGTCGCATCAGCCGATGTAGCCCCGGTGAAGACTCGGTTAACTCGGCCGGGAGCAACGAAGAGTTGTTGACCCGGACGAGCCCGATTCTATATCCTGACAAAGTGATCCGGACCTCCCCGCATGGGGAGAGTCCGTAGATCGGGTCAGTAACAGTGTCCAGCCGCCGAAAGGCTCTCTTCAATGCAAAGCGAAAAGAGAAGATTCTGGTACGGCGTGCATCTGTTACGACAAGTCGCATACGTCTTCCTGGCCTTCGCCCTGACGTTCGGAACCTCCGCCGCTGTGGCGACGGCGGCATCCCGGCTGGCTGAAGTCGAATCGCTTTCCGAAGATATCCGCGAGTTCATTTCGGAATCTCGCGTGCATCGCTTTGGCCGTAGTCGGCATCATGCTACGCTTCACACCCCTTATTCCGGCCCACACGGAGGTCGCGCAGCCGCCACTCGCGGACAGGCCGCCGCGCCCCGTTCTGGCCACCGACTCGCAAACAACCTGCTCGCTCCCATTCGCTGTTAGGAGCTGACGCTGCGCTGCGTGACCATCAATCGCTGAGATCCAGAGCGGAGGAAACAAACTCCGTCTGTCGATCCACAGGATCCGAATCCAGCGGGCTGGTCGCAAATCTGTTCGGAGGGAACTCGCAGGGTCCGACCTCGAGTTCCCGGTCTGCTGCAAGGGTCGATCGAGAGTTGCCAAGCACCTCGACGATGCGCGGATTGATCCGACTCTCGTACGAATACTCCCCCAGATCTTTTGAATGCTTTCCACAATGAGTCAACCATCGCTTGCCGGCTACCAGCCGTCCTACTTCCTGCGTGACTTCACTTCGGGTCTCGTGGTCTTTCTTGTCGCCCTTCCGCTCTGCCTGGGAATCGCCCTGGCCTCCGGGGCTCCTTTGTTCTCGGGACTCCTCGCCGGCTGCGTCGGCGGGCTGGTGGTCGGGGCCTTGAGCGGCTCCCACACCAGTGTCAGTGGACCGGCGGCCGGACTGACCGCCATCGTCTCCGCTCAGATCGCCACGCTCGGTTCCTTCGATGCCTTCCTGCTGGCCGTCGTGTTCGCCGGCGTCATCCAGGTGGTGCTCGGCATCCTCCGAGCTGGAGCGCTCTCGGCCTTCTTCCCCTCGAGTGTGATCAAGGGTCTGCTGGCGGCGATCGGGGTGATCCTGATCCTCAAGCAGATTCCCCACGTGCTTGGCCACGACACCGACCCGGAAGGAGAAATGTCCTTCAAGCAGCCGGACAACCACAACACGTTCTCTGAACTGCTGACCCTCTTCGAAGGGGAGATTCATTTCGGAGCCGCAATGATCGGGATCCTCTCGGTCATCCTGCTGCTGTTCTGGGAGAACTTCAAGGTCCTCAAGAAATCCAAGATTCCAGCCGCTCTGGTCGTGGTCATCCTCGGGGTGATCGCCCAGATGTTCCTGCCACGACTAGGCGAGCAGTTCGCCGTCCGGGGCAACCACCTCGTGCAGATCCCCGTGGCCGATTCGGTCAGTCAGGTGGTGACCTTCCTCACGATGCCGGACTTCTCTCAATGGCTGAATCCGGCGATCTACCTGGCCGCCGTCACGATTGCGATCGTGGCGTCGCTCGAAACACTGCTCAATCTGGAAGCCGTCGATAAGCTCGATAAAGAGAAACGCGATTCACCCGCCAGCCGCGAACTCGTGGCTCAGGGGGTCGGCAACATGGTCGCCGGCATGATCGGCGGTCTGCCGATGACGTCCGTCATCGTGCGGAGTTCGGTGAACGTCGACGCGGGGGGCAAGACCAAACTCGCGGCGATCATTCACGGTATCTTCCTCACGACTTCGATCGTGCTGTTCCCGGTTTACCTCAACATGATTCCGCTCGCCTCTCTGGCCGCCATCCTGCTGGTCACCGGTTTCAAGCTGGCCAGTCCGAAGCTGTTTCGCGAGATGTGGAATGAAGGCCGCTACCAGTTCGCGCCATTCATTATCACGCTGCTGGCGATTGTCTTCACTGACCTGCTGATCGGAATCATTATTGGTCTCTGCGTGGCTCTGCTGTTCATCCTCAACAGCAATCTGCGGCGTCCGATCCGGCGAACTCTGGAGACGCATCTCGACGGCCAGGTCATGCACATCGAACTGGCCAACCAGGTCAGCTTCCTCAACAGGGCCTCGCTCGACAAGTTGTTCAACGAAGCGCAGCCGGGGTCGCATATCCTCGTCGATGCCCGCAGCACGGATTACATTGACCCGGACATCCTGAGCCTGATTCGCGACTTCAAAAATGACGTCGGTCCTTCCCGAGGCGTCACGGTGAGTACGCGAGGCTTCCGCAGGAAGTATCAGCTGCGG from Rubinisphaera margarita encodes the following:
- a CDS encoding SulP family inorganic anion transporter; translated protein: MLSTMSQPSLAGYQPSYFLRDFTSGLVVFLVALPLCLGIALASGAPLFSGLLAGCVGGLVVGALSGSHTSVSGPAAGLTAIVSAQIATLGSFDAFLLAVVFAGVIQVVLGILRAGALSAFFPSSVIKGLLAAIGVILILKQIPHVLGHDTDPEGEMSFKQPDNHNTFSELLTLFEGEIHFGAAMIGILSVILLLFWENFKVLKKSKIPAALVVVILGVIAQMFLPRLGEQFAVRGNHLVQIPVADSVSQVVTFLTMPDFSQWLNPAIYLAAVTIAIVASLETLLNLEAVDKLDKEKRDSPASRELVAQGVGNMVAGMIGGLPMTSVIVRSSVNVDAGGKTKLAAIIHGIFLTTSIVLFPVYLNMIPLASLAAILLVTGFKLASPKLFREMWNEGRYQFAPFIITLLAIVFTDLLIGIIIGLCVALLFILNSNLRRPIRRTLETHLDGQVMHIELANQVSFLNRASLDKLFNEAQPGSHILVDARSTDYIDPDILSLIRDFKNDVGPSRGVTVSTRGFRRKYQLRDEIRFADYSSRELQDRVTPEQVLDILKDGNRRFRTGTQLTRDFSRQVDATAGGQSPLAAVLSCIDSRVPVELVFDLGIGDVFSTRVAGNIIGTKSLASLEYAVCVANVKLVVVLGHTRCGAVTSSVQMIGENKDICEVTGCAHLNSIVEEVEHAVDRGECARAVTKTGEEFEEFVDTVAADNARRTVDEIINRSEAIRKRLDAGQVIVVPAMYDVRSGEIRFLSDEADSQ
- a CDS encoding glucosamine-6-phosphate deaminase; the protein is MQVKIHETVQEMGQAAAQAGAAKIREAIAERGEARIIVATGASQFTVLEALVQEPDIDWSKVTGFHLDEYLGLPMSHPASFRGYLKERFVDKVPLKAFHYLDGEGDAPAECERVGKLLQEAPIDVTFCGIGENGHLAFNDPPADFDTQTPYLIVNLDDACRKQQLGEGWFPTFDDVPSQAISMSIQQILKSKTIICSVPDERKSVAVQGSVEGPVTPDVPASILQTHGDTTLYLDTEAARKLQSHQPM